The proteins below come from a single Candidatus Brocadia sp. genomic window:
- a CDS encoding NCS2 family permease has translation MVPARVSFSNFFVKEQFHLAQSVGTVAGALLGTSTITSYIESSAGIQAGGRTGLSNIITACLLLLSLFFYPLIKMIGGGYQTSNGTHLYPIIAPALIIVGSMMIFNVRKIKWEDPTESLPSFLTLSIMPFSLSITEGLSFGFISYSLLKLVTGKARELHWAFHLVSVAFIIRYIFLKM, from the coding sequence ATAGTGCCTGCTAGGGTTTCTTTTTCAAACTTTTTTGTCAAAGAACAGTTTCATTTGGCACAGTCTGTTGGTACAGTTGCAGGTGCGCTTTTAGGGACTTCCACCATTACCAGTTATATCGAAAGTTCTGCCGGGATTCAGGCCGGCGGCAGAACGGGTTTATCCAATATCATTACGGCCTGTCTGCTCCTTTTATCCTTATTTTTTTATCCCCTGATAAAAATGATCGGGGGCGGTTATCAAACTTCCAATGGAACCCATCTCTATCCCATTATTGCGCCAGCCCTGATAATAGTAGGAAGTATGATGATCTTTAATGTGCGGAAAATAAAATGGGAGGATCCTACCGAGTCGCTGCCCTCCTTTTTAACCCTTTCTATCATGCCTTTTTCCCTAAGTATTACAGAAGGTTTGTCCTTTGGGTTCATTTCCTATTCCCTGTTGAAGCTCGTTACCGGCAAGGCCCGTGAGTTACATTGGGCATTTCATCTAGTCTCTGTGGCGTTTATTATCAGATACATTTTTTTAAAAATGTAA